ATTGGTACTGCTCTGATGGATACGTATTCATTTCGACTTGAACGCTTTGGTTAGCGCTTTCAAAATCTGAGATGATTTTCTCAAATGCATCCACATCTTCCCCACGCCAATGAATAAAGCTGATTTGCGTGACATCTTCCCCTGTTGTCGTATCTCCTGACGATGCAGTCTCCCCTCCACTGCTTCCACTGCCTGCACATCCAGCTACTGTCAGCATGGAAATTAAACCAAAACTGCCGATATACTTTCTAAGCCTAGATTTCATCAAATATACCTCCCTATCCCAATTCATAACTATCTTTAATAAAAGGTCGTTACCTTTAATGACATTATACACAGAAATTAAGCGCTTTCAATAGTTTTTTCTAGTTTTTTTTATCATTACCGTATTTCTTTACAAAGCTTTTTCACATAAGACCGTTACAAAGGGAGAGATGAGCGAACTCCCAAATTATTCCATATAAGAAGATTTACAGACCCATTTATCAACAACTTTCTCCTGTTTTTCTTCCTCCCGTTTTACAAAAAAAGCGCACGATGGATCGACATTCGACCCTCGTCCGCTTCATTGATTGTTTGACTAAACTGTGGGAAACGTTCTCAAACTTACGATTTCACAGCACCTGCGACGCCTTCCATAAAGTAACGTTGCATAAAGATGAACACAAGCATAACTGGTAGGAGAGAAATTGTAGCGCCCGCGGTCATCCCAACATAATCCGCTGTATAGGTCCCTACAAAATTTTGCATCCCAACGGCAAGCGTCCGCAGTTCAGGCTTACTCGCGGTCAGCACAAGCGGTAGTAAGAACGAACTCCATGTCCAGATAAATTGCATAATCGCCGTTGTCGCAATAATCGGTGCACTAAGCGGCAGCATGACATTAAAGAAGGTGCGTAGAAATCCTGCCCCGTCCATTTCAGCGGCTTCTTCAATCTCATTCGGAATCCGTGCAAAGAAGGAGGCAAACATGAGAATAAACAAAACGTGCGCCCCCGAGGACTCGGCAACGATCACACCGAATAACGAGTTAGACAAGCCGAGATCACTAATAATTTGAAATAAAGGGATGACAGTATACCCTTTTGGAATAAACATAATCGCAACAACGATGAACATGATTGTTTTCTGCCCTGGGAACTGCACTCTACCAAGGGCATAACCAGTAAGTGCACAAAGTACAATAACGATGAACACGACCGACACAGTGAAAATGACGGTGTTCAAGAAGTAATCCGAAAAATTAGCGCTGTCCCATGCCCGAAGATAATTCTCCCATTGAGGGTCCTCAGGCAATGGCTGAATGCCACTCGTCAAAAACTCACGATTGGTTTTTAAAGATGAAAGAACCATCCAGATGAATGGATAGATCCAGATCAATCCTAAAACGGAAAGAAACACATGAAGGAATATGCGAGCTTTTTTGCTTGAGATCACGCTTTCTTCCTCCCTTTTTTCCGATTTTCTCTAAATTTGCGTAGCTCTGCTTGGAAACTGGCGCCTCCAAATGCGAGGCTAATCACAAATGTAATCATTCCTAAAAGAACGCCCGCGGCAGACGCATACCCCATTCGTGTATCTCCACCGGTCGTATCACTAGAAAATGCATAATTGTAAATAAACAAATCCAAGGTTTCTGTTTGGTAATACGGTCCTCCGTTGGTCAACGTTTTGACCAAATCAAAGGCATTGATTCCACCGACAATGGACAGTAGCATGATCACTGCAAAAATAGGTTTTAATAAGGGCAACGTGATATGTCTCAACGTTCTCCAAAATCCCGCACCATCTAGCTGCGCTGATTCATAGAGCTCATTAGGGATGGACTGAAGTCCAGCAAGCCAATAGACCATATTGATGCCCAGACCTTTCCATGCACCAACGACAATTAAAATCCCCATCGCCAACGTGGCATCACTAAGGAAAGGAATCGGTCGTTCAGAGAGATGTAATCCGGTAATAATGGCATTGGCGAGACCGTTGATTCCAAAAATACTACTCATAATGATTCCAACAATGGCTGTCGTTGTGACTACAGGCAAGAAGTAAATCGTTCGGTAAAATCCTTTACCTTTCATTCGTTGGTCATTCAAAATGATTGCAAGAATTAGAGCGAACCCAACACTTAAGACTGTCGTGCCTGCTACATAATAAAAGGAGTTCAGAAGAGACGCCCAAAATCTGTCTGATGTAAGGAGTTGCCAATAGTTTGCGAAGCCAACAAAATCATCCAGAGGACCGATCCCTGACCAATCATAAAAAGAATAGACATAGCTCATGATAATCGGATACAGCGAAAAAACAAAAAACATGATAATTTGCGGAAAAAGAAACACATATGCCCAGATATAGCGCTGGCGTTTTCGCTTGCTCAATTTCTTAGGACGAGAGGCAGTGACCACATCTTCCGTTTTGCGTATCATGACGCTATGCTCCTTTCAGTAGAGGGATGTAAGGCATAGGCGCTATCGCCCTATGCCTTACAATCTGCTTTTGCTTATTTATAATCTTCCGCCGTAAAAGGCTCAAACGGTGTCCAATTTTCAAAGATGAAATCTTCTCGTGAAACGTCTGGATGTTGTTCGAGCGTTTCACTAAACATTGCACGGTGCTTCTCTTCTTGCTTTTTCAATTCAGCTTCAACATCTGGAACTGCTCCAGCGAGATAGCCACCAATCAGTGCTCCACTATCCTGAGCGTCCAGTTTTCCTGTATAGTCACGCTGAAATTCAATGATCGCTAAGTTATTCTGCACAGGGTTTGGTACTGAGATAGCCAGTTCATTCATGAGATCTCGAATGTCGGCAAATTGAGGATATGCCGCTTCACCGCCAACATCTTTTTTCGCTGGAATGCCGATACCCGGCTCAACGTACAATGTCTGATGAAGATTTTCAATCGAATACTCTAGAAAGATTTTAACTTCTTCCCAATGCTCTGTATCTTGACTTACGCTGAACCCGTCTACTTGACGACCTGCTGGATAATAATATGGATCGCCATTTTTCGTAGGGATAGGCACTACGCCCCAATCAGTAAATCCATAACTGTTCGTTAACTGCATGCCAGTCCAGTTCCCGCTAATCCAGAAAGCATTGGCACCTGCTGTGAAATTTGCTTCTGCTTTTGAAACATTCGTTTCTATGCTGGCAGGAGCCATGACACCTTCGTCAAGCAAGCGCTTTAAATAATGAATAGATTCTATTTTTCCTGGTTGTGTAAACGTAGGCTGACCTTCTTTATAATTCATGTTCCAAGGGACCTCAGGTGTAATAGCCGTACTCATCATGTTGACAAGACCTTCGTTCGCCCATCCTTCGTTTGTCCAGGATAGTGGATAAATTGTATCGCCTGACGCTGCTCTAAGCTCTTTGCCAAACTCCACAAACTCATCCCAACTCCTCGGAATGTCGCTCTCCGTGTAACCAAACTCTTCTAAAATCGATTTGTTGTAATACATAATGTACGCACCACTTTTTGGTGATAGGAACGGGAATACATACACATTATCGTTTAATGTTGTACCGTTTTCTGTCCAAACACCTTCTACGAATTGTGATTTCACATCTTCAGTAAACACTTCATTTAGGTTTTTGACAGCATCTGCCTCAACCAAATCTTTTAAACCAAGGGCAGTGGTAAAAATATCTGGCAACTGGTCCTCAGATAAAGCTGTTTGAAGCTGTGCATAATGCGAATCGAGCGGCAAATCCTGTTTTTCTATTTTAATGTTCGGGTGTTCTTTCTCAAAATCACTAATCAATTTATCGAAGGGATCTCGTAGCTCAGGGTACCGATTCCAAAGCGTTAAAGTCACCGCATCTTCTGAACTTCCTGTTTCTTCTCCTCCCCCGCTACAAGCCGCAAGTATACCAAGACTTAATATCAACAAAAGACCAAAAGACCAGAATCTTTTCATAGTATCCCCCTAAGTGAAATAGTTTATCTAAATTAAGTTAATTAATTTAGTTAAAATTATCATACTGATAGCGTTTACAAATGTCAATAACCGTTTTTTATTTTCTGAACTCATTTTACCATTCATTGTATTCTCAATAACGCTACTGTTGAGTTAAATCATTCTTTTTCAAGTGATAAAATACCAATAAAATATTTTACTTGACTCCTCTTGTGCACCTCATTATTTTGAGTGAATAATTCTTATTGTATTATGTGTATTAAGTGTTATAATACACTAATCAAGATTATACATCCAGCAAAAGGAGGAGAACTATGGAAGAAAGACAGGTAGGCCAGCTTTTCTTTTCTTTAGATCCGAGCAAACCGCTCTACGAACAGCTTGTGCAGCAAATCCAAAGCTATATTGCTATAGGAACGATGAACCCTGGAGATAAAATAGCCGCAGTTAGGGAAATGGCGCAGGCGCTAAAAATCAATCCAAACACGGTTATGCGCGCATACCAAGAATTGGAGCGTGAAGGGTTGACAGAACAGCGCCGTGGTCAAGGTACTTTTGTTACGACGGATCATGAGCGTATTCGTGCCTTCCGCTCCCGTCTAGCGCTAGAAACCGTGGATGAGTTCATGGAGAAAATGCGGAATTTAGGCTATTCATTAGAAGAAATGAGACGGTTTATCGAAGAAAAATAGAAAGGTGGAAGTTTAAAAATGACGGAACAAGCGATCATTACCTTCAATAAGGTGAGCAAACAGTTAGGAAGAAAGATGGCGTTACAGGACTGCACCTTTTCACTTCCAAAAGGAGGGATCGTAGGCGTTTTTGTTCCGAACGGGGCAGGAAAAAGCACGCTGTTCCGATTGCTCGCCGATTTCATTCAGCCTGACAAGGGAGACATCACACTTTTTGGGGACCCCCAGGTGGTGGGGCATGGAACCACATTGCTTATTTGCCCGAGCAATCTTTTTGGCCGACCGATCGCGACTTGATTTCGTCTAGCGAGATTAAGGATAAAACGGGGCAGCAATCAATCGATTGGGCGGCTCAGCATCTTCCTCATTTTAATAAGGCTGATGCAGAAGCTTTTGCCACGTTGCTGGACGTCCCCCTTGATGTCTAATCTCAAGATCTATATCTGGTCAAAGCGCGCGTTTTATATGAATGATGACAATGGCTCGGCAGTTGCCTCTGCTTATGTTGGATGAACCCTTTGCAGGCATCGATATCATGTCACGCGACCGAATCATTGATGCCTTGATTAAACGGGTCAGTGACGACCCTGACCAAACCGTCCTCCTCTGTTCACAAGAAATTCGCGATCTGGGCGGATTACTCGATTACGTTGTGTTCTTGGATCAAGGCAAGGTGGTGCTCACAGGAGAGGTCGAGCAACTTCGTCGTGAGCACGGTTCCATGACCTCTTTGTACCGAAAATTGGCCACCGCTTAAACGCGAACTTACAAACAAAAAAATGCCCCCGTTCATTTTTGAACAGGGGTTTTGTCGCTGCGTTCTATACGTAGAAGCTATTCGACCCAATCAAACAACACACCAATGTAGTCTTCTTTTGCCTCCGAAAGCCCTTGGTACGCTTCCTTAGCGTTTTGCGGTTTCAACATGTGGCTAATTAAAGGAGCGACGTGCAGCTGACCAGAACGCATCAACTCGAACACAATACGTGTGTTTCGTTCCATTGAATGTTTTTCATACGGGTGTGCTTTCATAGGGTACCGCCATTCATGGGCACCTTTCAGTGTAACGCTCCCCTTTTCGTGCAGATGTGTGTGTCGCAAAACATCGGTCAAATTAGTGGTATAGTCTGTTCGCGGGGTTCCCAACAAAATGCACTCTCCAAAAGGAGCCACCCATGAGAGTGCTTCATGAAGCACCTGTGGCTGACCCGTTGCCTCAATAAACGTATTGAACTTCTTTGGCCCTATGTCTGAGAACGAAAGTACCGCCTGCTTAATGCCACAACGTTGTGCCAATGTCACGCGTTCCTTTGAGAGGTCCATGCCCGTGACGACGCCACCTTGAAGTTGAGCAAGCTGAGCGGCAAAATTTCCAACGAGCCCTAATCCAGTGACAGCAACTTGGTCGCCAAGTTCAATTTCCGACACACGCAGTGCCGTAAAAGCAACTGTCGCTAAGCGAGCAAAAAGCGCAATTGAAGGCTCTAAGTCATTAGGCACATGCACCACCAGCTCACTGGCGCGAACAATTTCATATGTACAATGCTTGCCATAATGAAAGACAAGGTCACCCTGAGCCACATGTTCGACGTCAGCTCCCACTTCAATGACTGTGCTTACCGCTGCATACCCAGGTATTTGCGGCATCTGAAACCACTGTTCTCCACCTGATAGACAAGCGAGCTCGGTGCCTGGACTAATAAGACTAAATCTCTTTTTCACCAAAACCTCTGTCGCCTTCAGTTGTGGTCTATCAAATGCCTCCGTTCGCCATTCCACAACCCCTGGTGCCGTAAATACAATCTGTTGATTATTCAAAACAACATCCCCTTTATCATCACCGATATCAGTTTTGTTTGTCGTCTTGCTCTAGTTGTTTTGTTTGTCTACTCTTTTTCGGTAGGGATGTTGTATTGTCCTTTATTGCCATGATTTTCACTAGTGAAAATCGAGCCACGTCAGCGCACTAGGTGTAAAGAAAACACGACGAGAATATTGCACTTGTGTCCATTAGGGTTAAAGAGAAGTATTCTACCGATGTGGTCAAAAAATTAAGCAATAATCCTTCACCTTCAGACCAAAGCTCTACACGATAGAAATGAGCAGCCGCAACCCTGACATCACTGGACCAATTGTCAACAGATTCAGGGATGACATAGCGTTCCTCTACTCCCTTCTCTGAGAAAAGTTTGACGACTTGACCCGCTTTTGCCCCTGATACAGCAACTTGAGGCTTCCCTTTTTTAACTCCTACACTGGCGTGTCCTTTTTGAATGGCAATTCGCGGTCCTTCCAAAGTTGAACTGATGCAAACCCACCCTTTTCGAATAGCCTCTAGAATACTTTCGACCGTCCTTGCCTTCGCCAAAACCCAGGTTGTTGGCGTTCCGTGCTCGACATTCGGATCTGGCCTATGCGTATCACTTCCTCCAATAGCCGTAATCCCGTTGCCACGAACCAACTGTTCGTGCCACCAAGAAACCGCTCGCTTTTTCATTGATAAGCCGCCATGGACCATTCCATACCTCGACAGCCTGCAAATGATGTGGCCATTCCCATGGACAGCCATCATCAAACGGATGATTCACGATCCAGACATCACCACGTTTCTTCACTGCATTCATAAGCTCAGTTGCTTTCTGATCTGTACGGATACGAAAAGATTCAAGTGGCTCCTGACCACCAAGAATGTTGGCATGCCCTTTATACGTTGACCATTCCACACCCGGAATAACCATCACCCCGTCATGCCAAAAGCCACAACGATTTTTGCGAAGTCGTATTGTGGTCGGTTGTAGCAATAAAATCAAGCCCTTTTTCTTTGCAATTCGGAAGGTGTCTTCTATTGTAAAGCTACCATCGGAATGTTCCGTATGCATATGCAAGTCGCCTTTAAGCCACACAGGCACATCAGTACGCTGTTGTTTTATAGTGACAAACACTTTACAAATGTGAGGAACTCGATACGCACCAAGGATAATATTCCATACCCCACAGTGCAAACGACCACGCTTATATTCTGGTGTCGCTTCACGCTCAGAGATAACAAAATGATCACAGGCACCCCCGCTCCAGCCGCAAAACTGATAGGGATCCTCTATTCCGAGATCGATGACTGCACCGTCATCCTTTCCTGTAAAGCTGTAGGATACATCCAGTCGGTCCGTAGCTTCATCCACCGTAAAGGGGAGAGTGACATACTCTTTTTCCTCCTGCGGGTGAATTTCATAAACCAACGTTTTCATATCTTCTGAGAGCAATTGATTCATATCGTCCTCCTATCCCTTTGTTGAGCCAACCATGATGGCTTTGACAAAGTATTTCTGCACAAATGGATAGATAATCAATAAAGGCACAAGGGCAATCATGATACCGGCCATGTGAACATTTGGTGTAAAAAAGGTACTGCTGGAAGTCGCATCAGAGGCAATCACCATTGATTGAAGGGCCAGCTGCAGCGTGTATTTTGTTTGATCGGTGATATACAAAAACGCGGGTGTAGTTTGGTTCCAGCGGCTAGTTTAGCAGAAGTTATTAAAAAACTTTGTGTTTCTCCTGAAAAAGCAAATGATCTTGTTTACACTAATTGAGAACCAGAACACTCATTTGAAATAGATCTAAAAAAAGAGGCTGTCCAGAAAGTCAGTGAAAGCTGACTGATGGATTGCCTTCCCGTCCTCCGCAACTCTCCTCACGGACGAGGCATTACGGGTCAGCTCGTACTTCCACCAACTCGGCGTACAGGAGACTTTCACTCCCTAGTCGGTTGCGCTGCCAAGCGCACAAAAGGCGAGTTCTGCGTCTCCACGCAAACCAGCCTCCTTGTATCCGTGGAAAACCACGTTGCAACAATCCAAAACTATGCGTACCACAAGCAAGAGCGACTTCCAAGACGACATGTATTCTCAACACATCAGCTATGCCGAAGCGCTTTGGTGAGCGCTTCGGCCACACTTAAAAGTGGCATTTTCTCGGACGAGTTAAGGTGACACTTTCCAGACGATTGATAAACAGCAAAATCGTCACTTTACACTTTACAACGCAGTCATTAGGTGGTAATATCATTTCTATAATTCCATAAACATAGAAATGATGGTGGAAAGGAGAATTTAATGGCTAATGTAGATCCCGATCTGGTGCAAGCTGTCAAAGTATACAAGGCTCTAGGTGAGCCTACACGACTAAAAATTGCCTTAATGCTAATCAAGCAAGAGAATCAATGCGTTACCGCGATCGG
This portion of the Aureibacillus halotolerans genome encodes:
- a CDS encoding carbohydrate ABC transporter permease — encoded protein: MISSKKARIFLHVFLSVLGLIWIYPFIWMVLSSLKTNREFLTSGIQPLPEDPQWENYLRAWDSANFSDYFLNTVIFTVSVVFIVIVLCALTGYALGRVQFPGQKTIMFIVVAIMFIPKGYTVIPLFQIISDLGLSNSLFGVIVAESSGAHVLFILMFASFFARIPNEIEEAAEMDGAGFLRTFFNVMLPLSAPIIATTAIMQFIWTWSSFLLPLVLTASKPELRTLAVGMQNFVGTYTADYVGMTAGATISLLPVMLVFIFMQRYFMEGVAGAVKS
- a CDS encoding carbohydrate ABC transporter permease, producing MIRKTEDVVTASRPKKLSKRKRQRYIWAYVFLFPQIIMFFVFSLYPIIMSYVYSFYDWSGIGPLDDFVGFANYWQLLTSDRFWASLLNSFYYVAGTTVLSVGFALILAIILNDQRMKGKGFYRTIYFLPVVTTTAIVGIIMSSIFGINGLANAIITGLHLSERPIPFLSDATLAMGILIVVGAWKGLGINMVYWLAGLQSIPNELYESAQLDGAGFWRTLRHITLPLLKPIFAVIMLLSIVGGINAFDLVKTLTNGGPYYQTETLDLFIYNYAFSSDTTGGDTRMGYASAAGVLLGMITFVISLAFGGASFQAELRKFRENRKKGRKKA
- a CDS encoding ABC transporter substrate-binding protein translates to MKRFWSFGLLLILSLGILAACSGGGEETGSSEDAVTLTLWNRYPELRDPFDKLISDFEKEHPNIKIEKQDLPLDSHYAQLQTALSEDQLPDIFTTALGLKDLVEADAVKNLNEVFTEDVKSQFVEGVWTENGTTLNDNVYVFPFLSPKSGAYIMYYNKSILEEFGYTESDIPRSWDEFVEFGKELRAASGDTIYPLSWTNEGWANEGLVNMMSTAITPEVPWNMNYKEGQPTFTQPGKIESIHYLKRLLDEGVMAPASIETNVSKAEANFTAGANAFWISGNWTGMQLTNSYGFTDWGVVPIPTKNGDPYYYPAGRQVDGFSVSQDTEHWEEVKIFLEYSIENLHQTLYVEPGIGIPAKKDVGGEAAYPQFADIRDLMNELAISVPNPVQNNLAIIEFQRDYTGKLDAQDSGALIGGYLAGAVPDVEAELKKQEEKHRAMFSETLEQHPDVSREDFIFENWTPFEPFTAEDYK
- a CDS encoding GntR family transcriptional regulator, with the protein product MEERQVGQLFFSLDPSKPLYEQLVQQIQSYIAIGTMNPGDKIAAVREMAQALKINPNTVMRAYQELEREGLTEQRRGQGTFVTTDHERIRAFRSRLALETVDEFMEKMRNLGYSLEEMRRFIEEK
- a CDS encoding ATP-binding cassette domain-containing protein — translated: MTEQAIITFNKVSKQLGRKMALQDCTFSLPKGGIVGVFVPNGAGKSTLFRLLADFIQPDKGDITLFGDPQVVGHGTTLLICPSNLFGRPIAT
- a CDS encoding zinc-dependent alcohol dehydrogenase, coding for MNNQQIVFTAPGVVEWRTEAFDRPQLKATEVLVKKRFSLISPGTELACLSGGEQWFQMPQIPGYAAVSTVIEVGADVEHVAQGDLVFHYGKHCTYEIVRASELVVHVPNDLEPSIALFARLATVAFTALRVSEIELGDQVAVTGLGLVGNFAAQLAQLQGGVVTGMDLSKERVTLAQRCGIKQAVLSFSDIGPKKFNTFIEATGQPQVLHEALSWVAPFGECILLGTPRTDYTTNLTDVLRHTHLHEKGSVTLKGAHEWRYPMKAHPYEKHSMERNTRIVFELMRSGQLHVAPLISHMLKPQNAKEAYQGLSEAKEDYIGVLFDWVE
- a CDS encoding CehA/McbA family metallohydrolase, whose amino-acid sequence is MNQLLSEDMKTLVYEIHPQEEKEYVTLPFTVDEATDRLDVSYSFTGKDDGAVIDLGIEDPYQFCGWSGGACDHFVISEREATPEYKRGRLHCGVWNIILGAYRVPHICKVFVTIKQQRTDVPVWLKGDLHMHTEHSDGSFTIEDTFRIAKKKGLILLLQPTTIRLRKNRCGFWHDGVMVIPGVEWSTYKGHANILGGQEPLESFRIRTDQKATELMNAVKKRGDVWIVNHPFDDGCPWEWPHHLQAVEVWNGPWRLINEKASGFLVARTVGSWQRDYGYWRK